One segment of Candidatus Dormiibacterota bacterium DNA contains the following:
- a CDS encoding tail fiber protein: MSNPYIGEIRLFGGTFAPQGWAFCEGQLLAIAENDALFTLIGTTYGGDGQTTFGLPDLRGRIPVHSGQGSGTSSRVLGQSAGAENVTLTLTQIPAHTHALQAGSGAASTTNPSGAVWAGGTVAQYSASAPDATMQQAPTQAIQSTGGTQPHDNLMPYVCVSFIISLFGIFPPQN, translated from the coding sequence GTGTCCAATCCCTACATCGGTGAGATCAGGCTGTTCGGTGGCACCTTCGCCCCCCAGGGATGGGCGTTCTGTGAGGGGCAGCTGCTCGCGATCGCCGAGAACGACGCCCTCTTCACACTGATCGGCACCACCTACGGCGGCGACGGTCAGACGACCTTCGGGCTGCCCGACCTGCGCGGCCGCATCCCCGTGCACAGCGGCCAGGGGTCGGGGACGAGCAGTCGGGTTCTCGGTCAGAGCGCGGGTGCGGAGAACGTCACCCTCACGCTCACCCAGATCCCGGCGCACACCCACGCGCTCCAGGCCGGCTCCGGTGCGGCCTCGACCACCAATCCGTCGGGTGCCGTCTGGGCGGGCGGAACCGTCGCACAGTACAGCGCCTCGGCGCCCGACGCGACGATGCAGCAGGCGCCGACCCAGGCGATCCAGTCCACCGGCGGCACCCAGCCCCACGACAACCTGATGCCGTACGTGTGCGTCAGTTTCATCATCTCGCTGTTCGGCATCTTCCCGCCGCAGAACTGA
- a CDS encoding tail fiber protein, with product MGEPFLAEIKMVSFGYPPKGWALCNGQIMPINQNQALFSLLGTTYGGNGITTFALPNLQARVPIHVSSAHALGETAGEESHTLVTSELPAHTHTVSASSNSADRPLPGGNLPAVGTQAAYASGAPNVAMAPGAVGTTGGGQAHQNMPPFLVLNFVIALQGIFPSRN from the coding sequence ATGGGTGAGCCATTCCTGGCCGAGATCAAGATGGTGAGCTTCGGCTACCCCCCCAAGGGCTGGGCCCTCTGCAACGGCCAGATCATGCCGATCAACCAGAACCAGGCACTGTTCTCGCTGCTCGGCACCACATACGGCGGCAACGGGATCACCACCTTCGCGCTGCCCAACCTGCAGGCGCGTGTTCCCATTCACGTCAGCTCCGCGCACGCCCTCGGCGAGACCGCGGGTGAGGAGTCGCACACCCTCGTCACCTCCGAGCTGCCCGCGCACACCCACACGGTGAGCGCCAGCTCCAACAGCGCCGACCGGCCGCTTCCCGGCGGCAACCTGCCCGCGGTCGGCACCCAGGCCGCGTATGCGAGTGGCGCCCCCAATGTTGCCATGGCCCCGGGCGCGGTCGGCACCACCGGCGGCGGCCAGGCGCACCAGAACATGCCGCCGTTCCTGGTCCTGAACTTCGTCATCGCCCTC